One Octopus sinensis linkage group LG11, ASM634580v1, whole genome shotgun sequence genomic window carries:
- the LOC115217552 gene encoding UDP-glucuronosyltransferase 1A1-like isoform X3, whose translation MQMKSDPNLLTFTEKGMQLLYKDSNVTFKQLQEIMDVICDNLLFDEDWFQSLKAVNATIAVIDYVFMSNCLAIIPYRLSIPYVFQGLNFQHYAISRTPWLPSTFPHQGLINSDKMNFYDRLENSFVTMSAYFRRLNGAPQKSVKTFAPQKPDITFTSLMQQADLYLIETDTVLDYPIPTLPNVVSIGGISTRPASALKGDLRKFVDESNHGIIVVSFGSFLEELPKEVIAKMELAFQEIKYSVVWKRPDAKQLAPNIFVTKWLPQNDLLGHPKTKLFITHCGINGLFEALYHGVPILGLPVFADQFQNGLQMHVKEYGISMDIYNYNKDELVSNINELIENSKYKTNIKLASEIFHSRPEHPAERAARYVDHVIKYGGDYLRSPSQNMPLYQFLMLDIYATFLAIIIAVVLVVKFVVSKCYRCCFAKKEKTE comes from the exons ATGCAAATGAAAAGTGACCCAAACCTTCTGACATTTACGGAAAAGGGAATGCAGCTACTTTATAAAGATTCAAATGTAACATTTAAGCAGCTTCAAGAAATCATGGACGTTATTTGTGATAACTTATTATTCGATGAagattggtttcagtcattgaaagcTGTCAATGCCACAATCGCAGTGATAGATTATGTGTTTATGAGTAACTGTCTGGCTATCATACCATACAGATTATCTATTCCATATGTATTTCAAGGACTTAATTTTCAACATTATGCTATCAGTCGAACACCCTGGCTGCCGTCAACATTTCCTCACCAGGGACTTATTAACTCAGATAAAATGAATTTCTACGACAGACTTGAAAACAGTTTCGTAACGATGTCTGCATATTTCAGACGACTAAATGGAGCTCCACAGAAAAGTGTTAAAACGTTTGCTCCACAAAAGCCTGATATAACTTTTACGAGTTTGATGCAGCAAGCTGATTTATATCTGATTGAGACAGACACAGTACTGGACTATCCAATTCCGACACTTCCTAATGTCGTATCCATCGGTGGAATTTCAACCCGACCAGCTTCTGCATTGAAAGGGGACTTACGTAAATTTGTCGATGAATCTAATCATGGGATTATCGTTGTTTCGTTTGGAAGTTTTTTGGAAGAGTTACCAAAGGAAGTCATTGCAAAGATGGAACTggcatttcaagaaataaaatatagcGTCGTTTGGAAACGGCCAGATGCAAAACAATTGGCACCAAACATCTTTGTCACAAAATG GTTGCCACAAAATGATCTTTTGGGTCATCCAAAAACAAAACTCTTCATTACACATTGTGGAATAAATGGTCTATTTGAGGCGCTTTATCATGGAGTCCCCATTCTCGGATTACCAGTATTTGCAGATCAATTTCAAAATGGCCTTCAAATGCACGTAAAGGAATATGGAatttctatggatatatataattacaataaagATGAACTTGTATCAAACATTAACGAACTGATTgagaattcaaaatataaaactaatataAAACTTGCCAGTGAAATATTTCATTCCCGTCCAGAACACCCAGCAGAAAGGGCTGCTCGGTATGTAGACCATGTGATAAAGTATGGCGGAGATTATTTAAGATCGCCCTCTCAAAATATGCCTCTTTACCAATTTCTCATGCTGGATATCTATGCTACATTTCTGGCTATAATCATAGCTGTTGTGTTGGTTGTTAAGTTTGTGGTTTCAAAATGTTATCGATGTTGTTTTGCGAAAAAGGAGAAAACGGAATAA
- the LOC115217552 gene encoding UDP-glucuronosyltransferase 2B20-like isoform X2 → MNTMRTFKLSFFYLSLLSINQQSKADNILFLSMPWFSHVQGQIHTAMKLKAYGHTSYFSLPPKLITAFKNKDGIKFIPIKEDQNVSRFIELTMKYFSVKKEGSWFQIKHLIQNMCDNFLLDNDWYHSIKELNASFAIVDSIFFSQCLAIVPYRLSIPFLFQGLLFGEPFLRRVPWNPAVFPLLSSPHSDKMTFFQKLKNTLLTYSLYTFSPWAPPSKSVKEYAPEKNDIPFESVLRKAQLFLTESDLLLSYPKPSLPSEVFIGGIATHPALPLQGDIKEFVERSKHGIIIVSFGGYIRELPKEHIEKMEKAFKEIKYDVIWKQPDSKQLASNILIKQWLPQNDLLGHPKTKLFITHCGINGLFEALYHGVPILGLPVFADQFQNGLQMHVKEYGISMDIYNYNKDELVSNINELIENSKYKTNIKLASEIFHSRPEHPAERAARYVDHVIKYGGDYLRSPSQNMPLYQFLMLDIYATFLAIIIAVVLVVKFVVSKCYRCCFAKKEKTE, encoded by the coding sequence ATGAACACAATGAGAACATTCAAACTCAGCTTCTTCTATTTAAGTCTATTATCAATAAACCAACAAAGCAAAGCTGATAATATACTTTTCCTTTCAATGCCCTGGTTCAGTCATGTTCAAGGCCAAATTCATACAGCGATGAAATTAAAGGCATATGGCCACACAAGTTACTTCTCATTGCCACCTAAACTGATAACTGCTTTCAAGAATAAAGATGGTATTAAATTCATTCCTATTAAAGAAGACCAAAATGTAAGCAGATTTATTGAGTTAACTATGAAATACTTTTCAGTAAAGAAAGAAGGCAGCTGGTTTCAAATTAAACATCTGATACAAAATATGTGTGACAACTTCCTCTTAGACAATGATTGGTATCATTCTATAAAAGAACTAAATGCCTCTTTCGCAATTGTAGattctattttctttagtcagtgTTTAGCTATTGTCCCATATAGGCTATCAATTCCATTTCTATTTCAAGGTCTGCTTTTTGGAGAACCTTTTTTGAGGCGAGTTCCTTGGAATCCAGCTGTGTTTCCACTTCTCAGTTCCCCACATTCTGATAAAATGACATTTTTCCAAAAGCTTAAAAACACTCTCTTAACATACAGCTTATATACCTTTTCCCCCTGGGCTCCCCCATCAAAGAGTGTCAAGGAATATGCCCCAGAAAAAAATGATATACCCTTTGAAAGCGTTTTGCGAAAAGCTCAGTTATTCTTAACTGAGAGTGATCTGTTACTGAGTTATCCAAAACCCAGTCTCCCTTCTGAAGTATTTATTGGTGGAATAGCAACTCATCCTGCATTGCCTCTACAAGGTGACATAAAGGAGTTTGTTGAAAGGTCTAAGCATGGAATCATCATTGTTTCCTTTGGAGGTTACATAAGAGAGTTACCAAAAGAGCATATAGAGAAGATGGAGAAGGcttttaaagaaataaagtatGATGTCATTTGGAAACAACCAGATTCAAAGCAATTAGCATCAAACATCCTCATAAAACAATGGTTGCCACAAAATGATCTTTTGGGTCATCCAAAAACAAAACTCTTCATTACACATTGTGGAATAAATGGTCTATTTGAGGCGCTTTATCATGGAGTCCCCATTCTCGGATTACCAGTATTTGCAGATCAATTTCAAAATGGCCTTCAAATGCACGTAAAGGAATATGGAatttctatggatatatataattacaataaagATGAACTTGTATCAAACATTAACGAACTGATTgagaattcaaaatataaaactaatataAAACTTGCCAGTGAAATATTTCATTCCCGTCCAGAACACCCAGCAGAAAGGGCTGCTCGGTATGTAGACCATGTGATAAAGTATGGCGGAGATTATTTAAGATCGCCCTCTCAAAATATGCCTCTTTACCAATTTCTCATGCTGGATATCTATGCTACATTTCTGGCTATAATCATAGCTGTTGTGTTGGTTGTTAAGTTTGTGGTTTCAAAATGTTATCGATGTTGTTTTGCGAAAAAGGAGAAAACGGAATAA